In the genome of Thermus sp. LT1-2-5, one region contains:
- the lysW gene encoding lysine biosynthesis protein LysW: protein MVATCPECGAEIRLENPELGELVVCEDCGAELEVVGLDPLRLEPAPEEAEDWGE, encoded by the coding sequence ATGGTAGCCACGTGCCCGGAGTGCGGAGCCGAGATCCGTTTGGAGAACCCCGAGCTGGGGGAGCTTGTGGTCTGCGAGGACTGCGGCGCCGAGTTAGAGGTGGTGGGGCTTGACCCCTTGCGCCTCGAGCCCGCCCCCGAGGAGGCGGAGGACTGGGGCGAGTGA
- a CDS encoding homoaconitate hydratase (catalyzes the formation of homoisocitrate from cis-homoaconitate): MPRVWKFGDQINTDDILPGKYAPFMVGEDRFHQFAFAHLRPEFAQEVRPGDLLVFGRNAGLGSSREYAPEALKRLGIRAVIAKSYARIFFRNLVNLGIIPFESEEVVDALEDGEEVELDLERGVLQRGGERFLLRPPPPFLLEALKEGSLLDYYKKHGRFPGE, from the coding sequence ATGCCTAGGGTCTGGAAGTTCGGCGACCAGATCAACACCGATGACATCCTGCCGGGGAAGTACGCCCCCTTCATGGTGGGGGAGGACCGCTTCCACCAGTTCGCCTTCGCCCACCTAAGGCCCGAGTTCGCCCAGGAGGTGCGCCCCGGGGACCTCCTGGTCTTCGGCCGGAACGCCGGGCTTGGCTCCAGCCGCGAGTACGCCCCCGAGGCGCTAAAGCGCCTGGGGATCCGGGCGGTGATCGCCAAAAGCTACGCCCGCATCTTCTTCCGCAATCTGGTGAACCTGGGGATCATCCCCTTCGAGTCGGAGGAGGTGGTGGATGCGCTAGAGGACGGCGAGGAGGTGGAGCTGGACCTGGAGCGGGGGGTTTTGCAAAGGGGAGGGGAGCGCTTTCTCCTCCGCCCCCCACCCCCCTTCCTCCTAGAGGCGCTCAAGGAGGGGTCGCTTCTGGACTACTACAAGAAGCACGGGCGCTTCCCGGGGGAGTAA
- a CDS encoding paraquat-inducible protein A, whose amino-acid sequence MEDLEIVCPVCGEASVVLAEDLETLEVGDVLECEACGAFLEVTSLDPLEVEVTEEGLEGFFVDCPRCGYTFEVSEEDQGQEVQCPECGFSFVPDWSEVEEEEDEEW is encoded by the coding sequence ATGGAGGACCTAGAGATCGTCTGTCCGGTGTGCGGCGAGGCCAGCGTGGTGCTGGCCGAGGACCTGGAGACCCTCGAGGTGGGGGACGTCTTGGAGTGCGAGGCCTGCGGGGCCTTTTTGGAGGTGACCTCCCTGGACCCCTTGGAGGTGGAGGTGACGGAGGAGGGCCTGGAGGGCTTCTTCGTGGACTGCCCCCGTTGCGGCTACACCTTTGAGGTGTCCGAGGAGGACCAAGGCCAAGAGGTGCAGTGCCCCGAGTGCGGCTTTAGCTTTGTCCCCGACTGGAGCGAAGTGGAAGAAGAGGAGGACGAGGAATGGTAG